A region from the Triticum aestivum cultivar Chinese Spring chromosome 3D, IWGSC CS RefSeq v2.1, whole genome shotgun sequence genome encodes:
- the LOC123080522 gene encoding receptor-like cytoplasmic kinase 185, with protein sequence MSCFSCFGPALEAEGRKPVPDAKDPRAKDGAVSDRAGSDKLRLQGGSDPKNNHLTIPRDGSSQNIAAQIFTFRELAAATKNFRQDCMLGEGGFGRVYKGRLESGQAVAVKQLDRNGLQGNREFLVEVLMLSLLHHTNLVNLIGYCADGDQRLLVYEFMPLGSLEDHLHDVPPEKEPLDWNTRMKIAAGAAKGLEHLHDKASPPVIYRDFKSSNILLGEGFHPKLSDFGLAKLGPVGDNTHVSTRVMGTYGYCAPEYAMTGQLTVKSDVYSFGVVFLELITGRKAIDNTKPQGEQNLVAWARPLFKDRRKFPKMADPMLQGRFPMRGLYQALAVAAMCLQEQATTRPHIGDVVTALSYLASQTYDPNAPTQHTRSNSSTPRARNVGGRNSEQRNGRSPNHHSPRTSKHGGEVSRTSSTGGDSGRRSGLDEMDMAGSQAGSPAQTGRKRETPRTADRQRAIADAKMWGENSRERKRPNDSFDSTNE encoded by the exons ATGAGCTGCTTCTCCTGCTTCGGCCCGGCCCTGGAGGCGGAGGGCCGCAAGCCGGTGCCCGACGCCAAGGACCCCCGCGCCAAGGACGGCGCGGTCTCGGATCGCGCCGGATCAG ATAAATTGAGGCTGCAGGGTGGATCAGACCCTAAGAATAATCATCTAACCATCCCTCGCGATGGGAGCAGCCAAAACATTGCCGCACAGATTTTCACTTTCCGTGAGCTTGCTGCTGCCACTAAGAACTTCAGACAAGATTGCATGTTGGGTGAGGGAGGTTTCGGACGTGTATATAAAGGTCGCCTAGAGAGTGGGCAG GCTGTTGCTGTGAAGCAACTTGATCGTAACGGTCTCCAAGGAAATAGAGAATTCCTTGTTGAGGTCCTCATGCTCAGTCTCTTGCATCACACTAACCTTGTCAATCTAATTGGTTATTGTGCTGATGGTGACCAACGCCTCCTTGTTTATGAGTTTATGCCACTGGGCTCATTAGAAGATCACTTGCATG ATGTGCCACCTGAGAAGGAACCTCTTGACTGGAACACACGGATGAAGATAGCTGCAGGTGCAGCCAAGGGCTTAGAGCATCTTCATGACAAGGCCAGCCCTCCTGTTATTTACCGGGATTTCAAATCGTCAAACATTCTTCTTGGTGAAGGGTTTCACCCGAAGCTGTCTGACTTTGGCCTTGCAAAACTCGGTCCAGTTGGTGACAACACTCATGTTTCAACACGTGTGATGGGAACTTATGGCTACTGTGCCCCAGAATATGCTATGACTGGGCAGCTCACAGTGAAATCAGATGTCTATAGCTTTGGCGTTGTTTTCCTTGAACTGATTACAGGGCGCAAAGCAATCGACAACACCAAACCCCAGGGGGAGCAAAACCTGGTGGCATGG GCTCGTCCACTCTTCAAGGATCGCAGGAAGTTTCCGAAGATGGCTGACCCAATGCTTCAAGGCCGGTTTCCCATGAGGGGTCTGTATCAGGCTTTAGCTGTTGCTGCCATGTGTTTGCAAGAGCAAGCCACAACCCGTCCTCATATAGGAGATGTTGTCACTGCTCTCTCATATCTAGCTTCTCAGACATATGATCCAAATGCCCCAACTCAACATACTCGGAGCAATTCATCGACCCCTAGGGCCAGAAATGTTGGTGGGCGGAACAGCGAACAGCGCAACGGACGCTCACCAAATCATCATTCTCCTAGGACATCAAAGCACGGAGGGGAGGTCAGCCGGACTAGTTCTACTGGTGGTGATTCTGGCCGGAGGTCAGGATTGGATGAAATGGACATGGCAGGATCACAGGCAGGCAGCCCAGCACAGACAGGAAGGAAGAGAGAAACCCCCAGGACCGCTGACAGGCAGCGCGCCATTGCGGACGCTAAAATGTGGGGGGAGAACTCCAGAGAGCGGAAGCGACCGAACGACAGCTTTGATAGTACAAATGAGTAA
- the LOC123080523 gene encoding tetraspanin-18, whose product MARGGRSEKGGGGCGRCCLGFLLKLLAFLQAFAALSAVLYAASILSRWARHHELHIHHLLPDLWFACAVMAAGLLYCAILLAGYVAAEISSGCCLCFYTGLAMVMMLLEAAVAGRILLNEHWIQDLPYDRTGELQNLVSFVHDNLDLCKWAALATVATQALSLLLAMVLRAMVSPTSSDYDSDEDFVVIRRPLLIAQGAPSYLPTTADPRGVHPNLWSSSMRQKYGLNSSGDYTYNTLGQNAAPPQ is encoded by the exons atggcgcgcggcggccgctccgagaagggcggcggcgggtgcgggcggTGCTGCCTGGGGTTCCTGCTCAAGCTCCTCGCCTTCCTGCAGGCCTTCGCCGCCCTCTCCGCCGTCCTCTACGCCGCCTCCATCCTCTCCCGGTGGGCGCGCCACCATGAGCTCCACATCCACCACCTCCTCCCAGACCTCTG GTTCGCGTGCGCCGtcatggccgccggcctcctctacTGCGCCATCCTCCTCGCGGGCTACGTCGCCGCCGAGATCAGCAGCGGCTGCTGCCTCTGCTTC TACACCGGCTTGGCAATGGTGATGATGCTGCTCGAGGCCGCCGTGGCCGGACGCATCCTCCTCAACGAGCACTGGATCCAG GATCTGCCGTATGACCGCACCGGAGAGCTCCAGAACCTCGTCTCCTTCGTCCATGACAACCTCGACCTCTGCAAATGGGCTGCTCTCGCTACCGTTGCCACCCAG GCACTCTCGCTTTTGTTGGCGATGGTTCTACGAGCCATGGTTTCACCCACGAGTAGCGACTACGACAGCGATGAAGATTTTGTGGTCATAAGGAGGCCGCTGCTTATTGCCCAAGGTGCTCCATCCTATCTCCCTACCACGGCTGACCCCAGAGGTGTCCATCCGAACCTATGGAGCTCATCAATGAGGCAGAAG